Proteins from a single region of Aerococcus viridans:
- the mltG gene encoding endolytic transglycosylase MltG produces the protein MSKKAREDFYKKQKDLDRKAESTASKIAKWFLVVAAALIVVVGLSLTFMIFTGGIGSSDETVEVTIPEGSTTADIASILDDEGIIFNDFLFTTYLRFFGNDAIEAGTYTLHKNIGYTDANNELQQGATAQVDSVAIPEGSSLEAISQIIADALGIEQEDALAQMTDDALFDELLATYPELLTDVSENDDVRYKLEGYLYPATYELSSTVTVADIVTMMVGEMENVRQTHTAEIEASGFTFHEFLTLASLVEAEASSLEDREMIAGVFVNRLEIDMPIQSDISVLYANNTHSAYVTNEDAAVDSPYNLYINTGFGPGPFNNPGIEAIEASMNPTESDYLFFVADLTTGEVYYSETYEEHDALVEQYVSEENADL, from the coding sequence ATGTCTAAGAAAGCACGCGAAGATTTTTACAAAAAGCAAAAAGATCTTGATCGTAAAGCAGAATCTACTGCTTCGAAAATAGCTAAATGGTTTTTAGTGGTTGCAGCAGCACTTATTGTGGTTGTTGGTTTATCCCTAACGTTTATGATTTTTACAGGAGGTATCGGTAGCTCGGACGAAACAGTCGAGGTTACCATACCAGAAGGGTCGACAACAGCCGATATTGCAAGCATCTTGGATGATGAAGGCATTATCTTTAACGATTTCCTTTTTACAACTTACTTACGATTCTTTGGAAATGATGCGATTGAAGCGGGTACTTACACCTTACACAAGAATATAGGCTATACAGATGCTAATAACGAGCTACAACAAGGGGCTACAGCTCAAGTTGACTCAGTGGCTATTCCTGAAGGTTCATCGCTAGAGGCCATTTCGCAAATTATTGCAGACGCACTTGGCATTGAACAAGAAGATGCATTAGCACAAATGACGGATGACGCCTTATTTGATGAATTATTGGCGACATACCCTGAATTATTGACCGACGTATCGGAAAATGACGACGTGCGCTACAAGTTGGAAGGCTACTTATACCCAGCAACTTATGAGTTGTCATCAACTGTAACGGTTGCAGACATCGTGACTATGATGGTTGGGGAAATGGAAAATGTTCGTCAAACCCACACTGCTGAAATTGAAGCGTCTGGTTTCACCTTCCATGAATTCTTAACCTTAGCTTCATTGGTTGAAGCAGAGGCATCTTCACTAGAAGACCGTGAAATGATCGCTGGTGTATTCGTGAACCGTTTAGAAATCGATATGCCAATTCAATCAGATATTTCAGTTTTATATGCGAATAATACACATTCTGCATACGTAACCAACGAGGATGCAGCAGTTGATTCACCGTATAACTTATACATCAATACTGGTTTTGGACCGGGACCATTTAACAACCCTGGTATTGAAGCTATCGAAGCTTCTATGAATCCAACTGAATCTGACTACTTATTCTTTGTGGCCGATTTAACTACCGGTGAAGTATATTATTCAGAAACATACGAAGAGCATGATGCTTTAGTTGAACAATATGTATCTGAAGAGAATGCCGACTTATAA
- a CDS encoding DUF1292 domain-containing protein, which translates to MTEHHEHDHEGHDHITIVDEEGNEQLFEILFTFDSEDFGKSYVIVYPAGVSDEEGVELQAFSYVESEDGFEGQLNPIESEEEWDMVEEVLATFIEDEDMQ; encoded by the coding sequence ATGACTGAACACCATGAACATGACCACGAAGGTCACGACCACATTACAATTGTTGACGAGGAAGGTAACGAGCAATTATTCGAAATTCTATTTACATTCGATTCAGAAGATTTCGGTAAATCATATGTTATCGTCTATCCAGCAGGCGTATCTGACGAAGAGGGTGTAGAATTACAAGCTTTCTCTTACGTTGAAAGTGAAGACGGCTTTGAAGGGCAATTAAATCCTATTGAATCTGAAGAAGAATGGGATATGGTAGAAGAAGTATTAGCGACTTTTATCGAAGACGAAGATATGCAGTAA
- the ruvX gene encoding Holliday junction resolvase RuvX — protein sequence MRYMGLDVGSKTVGVAVSDPFGWTAQGVEIIPIDEELEEFGLDRLGELIAEYKVEALVLGLPKNMNNSIGPRAEASQKYGQLVIDRFGLPVFYQDERLTTVQAERMLIANDVSRKKRKKVIDKLAAVLILQNYLDAHPS from the coding sequence ATGCGATACATGGGATTAGATGTGGGGTCTAAAACAGTCGGCGTGGCTGTTTCTGATCCATTCGGTTGGACGGCCCAAGGGGTGGAGATTATTCCAATCGATGAAGAACTAGAAGAATTCGGTTTGGACCGACTTGGTGAATTAATTGCTGAGTATAAGGTAGAAGCGCTGGTATTGGGTTTGCCAAAGAATATGAACAATTCTATCGGTCCGCGCGCTGAAGCATCACAGAAATACGGCCAACTTGTAATAGACCGGTTTGGTTTACCAGTCTTTTATCAAGATGAGCGGTTAACGACTGTCCAAGCAGAACGGATGTTAATTGCCAACGACGTTAGTCGTAAGAAGCGTAAGAAAGTGATCGATAAATTGGCTGCCGTATTGATTCTGCAGAATTATTTAGATGCCCACCCATCGTAG
- a CDS encoding IreB family regulatory phosphoprotein, with amino-acid sequence MSNKDETVLFNFGENNEKDVKETLEIVYDSLKEKGYNPVNQIVGYLLSGDPAYIPRHNEARNIIRYHDRDEILEELIVNYMKQSGRE; translated from the coding sequence ATGAGTAATAAAGATGAAACAGTCCTATTCAATTTCGGGGAAAACAACGAAAAGGATGTCAAAGAGACATTAGAAATCGTATATGATTCTCTTAAAGAAAAAGGTTACAACCCAGTAAATCAAATCGTTGGTTATTTATTATCTGGTGATCCAGCTTATATTCCACGTCATAACGAAGCACGTAATATTATCCGTTATCATGACCGCGATGAAATTCTTGAAGAATTAATCGTGAATTACATGAAACAATCTGGTCGCGAGTAA
- the alaS gene encoding alanine--tRNA ligase has protein sequence MKQLTSAEIRQMWLDFWQSKGHSVEPSASLVPVQDPSLLWINSGVATLKKYFDGSVVPENPRITNSQKSIRTNDIENVGVTARHHTLFEMLGNFSIGDYFKVEVIPWAWEFLTDEKWLGLDPEKLYMTYYPEDTETVELWRKATGLSDDHYVPVEDNFWDLGAGPCGPDTEIFYDRGAKYQDLEDSDPEMYPGGENERYLEIWNIVFSQFNHMPNGEYVPLKHKNIDTGMGLERMTSVIQDAPTNFETDLFLPIIKEIETLGTAVKYGEKPETDVSYKVIADHVRAVTFAISDRALPSNEGRGYILRRLIRRAIMHARRLGIKDNFLTKLVPVVADIMADFYPEVKADQDFIQDVIKTEEDRFNETINEGEAIIQEVILTLEAEHNKVMSGAQAFKLYDTYGFPLELTQEYLEEVGIDVDLSGFEDAMKAQRERARAARKDSTGMAVQSEVLSEIDVTSTYVGYDQLVVETRVNTIVSGDALVSSAEAGDEVYLVAEQTPFYAEMGGQIADTGDVLDEDGQLIGHVVNVVRAPNGQHLHEVKLEAAIVLDQTVQLAVDRRRHHSIEKNHTATHLLHQALKDVLGDHANQAGSLVTADHLRFDFSHFGQVTDEELAEMEAKVNEAIAEAFPVVTTVTSIDEARAAGAQALFGEKYGSEVRMVDINHWSIELCGGTHVGNTAEIGLFKITSESGIGAGVRRIEAVTSLAAIQEYKVQENILKQIASNLKVSKFSNIVSRLQQFREEHKETLQQLSALRDKMNAQAAGQIFDHVETAGAYTVIAEHVPNRSMDDLRKIADEWKQKGSSDILVLATSSDDKANLLIGVGQDAVKAGVKAGDLIKQVAPKIGGGGGGRPDMAQAGGKNPAGIEEALAFAKEIISQ, from the coding sequence ATGAAACAATTAACATCAGCAGAAATTCGCCAAATGTGGCTAGATTTTTGGCAATCTAAAGGCCATAGTGTGGAGCCAAGTGCTTCATTAGTACCGGTTCAAGATCCGTCATTATTATGGATTAACTCAGGGGTTGCAACCTTGAAGAAATACTTTGATGGCTCTGTTGTACCTGAAAACCCGCGTATCACCAACTCACAAAAATCAATTCGTACCAACGATATTGAAAATGTTGGTGTGACAGCTCGTCACCATACCTTATTTGAAATGTTAGGGAACTTCTCTATCGGAGACTACTTCAAAGTTGAAGTGATTCCTTGGGCTTGGGAATTCTTAACTGACGAGAAATGGTTGGGCTTAGATCCTGAGAAATTGTATATGACTTACTACCCAGAGGACACTGAAACAGTTGAATTATGGCGTAAGGCGACTGGTTTATCTGATGACCATTATGTGCCAGTGGAAGATAACTTCTGGGATTTAGGTGCTGGTCCATGTGGTCCGGATACAGAAATTTTCTATGACCGCGGTGCTAAATACCAAGATTTAGAAGATTCTGACCCAGAAATGTACCCTGGCGGTGAAAATGAGCGTTACTTGGAAATCTGGAATATCGTTTTTTCTCAGTTTAACCATATGCCAAACGGCGAATATGTGCCTTTAAAACATAAGAACATTGATACGGGTATGGGGTTAGAGCGTATGACTTCTGTCATCCAAGATGCGCCAACCAACTTTGAAACAGACCTATTCTTACCGATTATTAAAGAAATCGAAACATTAGGGACAGCTGTAAAATATGGTGAAAAACCTGAAACTGATGTTTCTTATAAGGTAATTGCTGACCACGTTCGTGCAGTAACTTTTGCCATTAGTGACCGTGCCTTACCTTCAAATGAAGGCCGTGGCTATATCTTACGTCGTTTAATCCGCCGTGCAATCATGCATGCACGCCGTTTAGGTATCAAAGATAACTTCTTAACGAAATTGGTACCTGTGGTTGCGGACATTATGGCTGACTTTTATCCAGAAGTGAAAGCAGACCAAGACTTTATCCAGGATGTAATTAAAACAGAAGAAGACCGTTTTAACGAAACCATCAATGAAGGTGAAGCGATTATTCAAGAAGTGATTTTAACGCTTGAAGCGGAACATAATAAAGTGATGTCTGGTGCACAGGCCTTTAAATTATATGATACATATGGCTTCCCATTAGAATTAACGCAAGAATACTTAGAAGAAGTGGGTATTGATGTTGATTTATCTGGCTTTGAAGATGCGATGAAAGCACAAAGAGAACGTGCGCGTGCTGCGCGTAAGGATTCAACAGGTATGGCTGTACAGTCTGAAGTGTTGAGCGAAATTGACGTGACATCAACTTATGTTGGTTATGACCAATTAGTCGTAGAAACACGCGTGAATACCATTGTGTCAGGAGACGCATTAGTGTCGTCAGCAGAAGCTGGGGACGAGGTATACTTAGTTGCTGAGCAGACACCATTTTACGCTGAAATGGGTGGTCAAATTGCAGATACAGGTGACGTCCTAGATGAAGATGGCCAATTAATTGGACATGTTGTAAATGTTGTCCGTGCACCAAATGGTCAACATTTACATGAAGTAAAATTAGAAGCAGCAATCGTATTGGACCAAACTGTACAATTAGCGGTTGACCGCCGTCGCCACCACTCAATCGAGAAAAACCATACGGCGACTCATTTATTACATCAAGCATTGAAAGATGTTTTAGGTGACCATGCTAACCAAGCGGGGTCATTGGTAACTGCTGACCACTTACGTTTCGACTTCTCGCACTTTGGGCAAGTAACAGACGAAGAATTGGCTGAAATGGAAGCGAAAGTAAATGAAGCAATCGCGGAAGCTTTCCCAGTTGTGACAACAGTGACTTCTATTGATGAAGCGAGAGCTGCTGGTGCACAAGCCTTATTTGGTGAAAAATATGGTAGCGAAGTACGAATGGTAGATATTAACCACTGGTCAATTGAACTTTGTGGGGGTACACACGTTGGTAATACTGCTGAAATCGGTCTATTCAAAATAACTTCAGAATCTGGTATCGGTGCTGGTGTTCGTCGAATTGAAGCTGTAACTTCATTAGCTGCTATCCAAGAATACAAGGTGCAAGAAAACATCTTGAAACAAATTGCTTCAAATCTTAAAGTTAGTAAATTCTCAAATATTGTTTCACGTTTACAACAATTTAGAGAAGAACATAAGGAAACTTTACAGCAATTAAGTGCTCTACGTGATAAAATGAATGCGCAAGCAGCAGGTCAAATCTTTGACCATGTAGAAACTGCTGGTGCTTACACTGTAATTGCTGAACACGTACCAAATCGTTCGATGGATGATTTACGTAAGATCGCGGATGAGTGGAAACAAAAAGGCTCTTCTGATATCCTTGTGCTAGCGACTTCATCAGATGATAAAGCAAACCTATTAATTGGTGTTGGTCAAGATGCTGTCAAAGCGGGCGTTAAAGCTGGTGACCTGATTAAACAAGTCGCACCTAAAATTGGGGGTGGCGGTGGTGGCCGTCCAGATATGGCCCAAGCCGGCGGTAAAAACCCAGCTGGAATTGAAGAAGCACTTGCGTTTGCAAAAGAAATTATTAGCCAATAA
- a CDS encoding ATP-dependent RecD-like DNA helicase: MRQNQNQPTSEDYVIGEVKATFFFNESNFYRVMSVEIDETNTMYSEKEIVMTGNFPTIQDGTTYHFKGKLVDHAKYGVQFQVTSYEAQKITSKEGLIRFLSSEQFPGIGDTIASRIVDAFGDQTIDTILNDAEALKVVKGLSKKTRTMLHERMVEQRGNEQVFVKLAEMGFSSRLAGQIYGLYHNEAVEIIEENPYILIDDIRGFGFQKADQIALNIGFPLDSPVRVAGGVMFVLNLATFESGNTFVMEQPLIEKTQEVLMHGQSQFIEAKRIQDTISDMNETGKLILSEEGRVALPTLYFAEVGIAKMMGQMQQPQYQPQYPGVNLDEEIQKLEQDLGISYGQAQKKAIKEALTSKMFILTGGPGTGKTTVLNGIVQLYARLNNISLNVEEYDPGAFPISLAAPTGRAAKRMTEMIHLPASTIHRLLGLTGEEDDSEDGEESGMQLETDLLIIDEMSMVDTWLAYKLLSSVPSFMQVIFVGDKDQLASVGPGQVLADLLSSQTVKTRELDEIYRQKNQSTIVQLAHQIKQGIVPKDLMMNQRDRSFFKVQANQIADLVAIVAKRAVDKGYQKRDVQVLAPLYKGQAGINHINERLQAVLNPNDDGKRRELVYFEQTFRVGDKVLQLKNQAEKNVFNGDLGEIVAIFFAKETTNKVDQIVVQFDEVEVTYERNDFNEITLAYCTSIHKSQGSEFPIVIVPLVPQHHRMLKRNLLYTGITRAKQSLIMCGEPQAFQTAIQNVDASRQTQLKDFLMEAVDIDERMATAVAAEIEDKEENDADSKESKSENSTVTSIQLEANKDGKENQAENVSTTIDSDTEASDEAGSAVVDFKLTAELVLTNAIDPMIGMDGLKPEDF, from the coding sequence ATGCGACAAAATCAGAATCAACCAACAAGTGAAGATTATGTCATAGGTGAGGTAAAGGCGACCTTCTTTTTTAATGAAAGCAACTTTTATCGGGTAATGTCAGTTGAAATAGACGAAACCAATACCATGTATTCAGAAAAAGAAATCGTGATGACGGGAAACTTCCCAACTATCCAGGACGGGACGACCTATCATTTTAAAGGTAAATTGGTGGACCACGCTAAATATGGTGTCCAATTCCAAGTAACTTCTTATGAAGCGCAGAAAATCACTTCTAAAGAAGGGTTAATTCGCTTTCTATCATCCGAACAATTTCCAGGAATTGGGGATACGATAGCCAGTCGTATTGTTGATGCTTTTGGCGACCAAACCATTGATACTATTTTAAATGATGCAGAAGCCTTAAAAGTGGTTAAAGGTTTGTCTAAAAAGACTAGAACTATGCTACATGAGCGGATGGTTGAACAAAGAGGGAATGAACAAGTTTTCGTTAAGCTAGCTGAGATGGGCTTTTCATCGCGGTTGGCTGGGCAAATTTATGGCCTCTACCATAACGAAGCGGTCGAAATTATTGAAGAAAATCCTTATATTTTGATCGACGATATCCGCGGTTTTGGTTTTCAAAAAGCAGACCAAATCGCTTTAAATATTGGCTTCCCCTTGGATTCACCAGTCCGGGTTGCTGGGGGTGTCATGTTTGTCCTAAACTTAGCCACTTTTGAATCAGGGAATACTTTTGTGATGGAGCAGCCACTGATTGAGAAAACCCAAGAAGTCTTGATGCACGGGCAGTCACAATTTATTGAAGCCAAACGCATTCAAGATACCATTTCAGATATGAATGAAACAGGTAAGTTGATCTTATCTGAAGAAGGGCGAGTTGCTTTGCCAACTTTATACTTTGCTGAAGTGGGTATTGCCAAAATGATGGGGCAAATGCAGCAACCTCAGTATCAACCCCAATATCCGGGTGTTAATTTAGACGAAGAAATCCAAAAACTAGAACAAGACTTAGGTATTTCATACGGACAGGCTCAAAAGAAAGCCATTAAAGAGGCGTTAACTTCCAAAATGTTTATCTTAACTGGGGGACCAGGGACAGGTAAGACAACGGTATTAAACGGCATCGTCCAATTGTATGCTCGTTTAAATAATATTTCCTTAAATGTAGAAGAATATGACCCAGGTGCCTTTCCAATTTCTTTAGCCGCCCCAACAGGACGAGCCGCTAAACGAATGACTGAAATGATCCATCTGCCAGCATCAACTATTCACCGTTTACTTGGTTTAACAGGTGAAGAGGATGACAGCGAAGACGGCGAAGAGTCAGGCATGCAGCTAGAAACTGACTTATTGATTATTGACGAAATGTCCATGGTGGATACATGGCTTGCCTATAAATTACTTTCGAGTGTCCCTTCGTTTATGCAAGTCATTTTTGTGGGGGATAAAGACCAGTTAGCTTCAGTGGGTCCTGGTCAAGTATTAGCTGATTTGTTGTCATCACAAACGGTTAAAACACGCGAATTAGATGAAATCTACCGTCAGAAAAACCAGTCGACCATTGTCCAATTAGCTCACCAGATTAAACAGGGGATTGTCCCAAAAGACTTGATGATGAACCAACGTGACCGATCATTCTTCAAGGTGCAGGCGAATCAAATTGCAGACTTAGTAGCTATTGTGGCTAAGCGGGCTGTTGACAAAGGCTATCAAAAACGAGACGTTCAAGTCCTAGCACCACTTTATAAAGGACAGGCTGGGATCAACCATATTAATGAACGGTTGCAGGCTGTTTTAAACCCTAATGACGACGGCAAACGCCGGGAGCTCGTCTATTTTGAACAGACCTTCCGAGTTGGGGACAAGGTCTTGCAGCTGAAAAACCAAGCCGAGAAAAACGTCTTTAATGGAGACTTAGGGGAAATAGTGGCTATCTTTTTTGCCAAGGAGACGACTAACAAGGTGGACCAGATTGTGGTCCAATTTGACGAGGTTGAAGTGACGTATGAACGTAATGACTTTAATGAAATTACGCTGGCTTACTGTACGTCCATCCATAAGTCGCAGGGGTCAGAATTTCCGATTGTCATTGTACCTTTAGTGCCGCAACACCACCGGATGCTGAAGCGGAATTTATTATATACAGGAATTACTCGGGCGAAGCAGTCCTTGATTATGTGTGGTGAACCGCAAGCCTTCCAAACGGCTATTCAAAATGTGGATGCTAGCCGGCAAACCCAGCTGAAAGACTTTTTAATGGAAGCTGTGGATATTGATGAACGGATGGCAACGGCGGTTGCAGCGGAAATAGAGGACAAAGAGGAAAATGATGCTGACAGCAAAGAATCTAAGAGTGAAAATTCTACGGTAACTAGCATTCAACTCGAGGCCAATAAAGACGGTAAAGAAAACCAAGCAGAAAATGTGTCAACCACTATCGATAGCGATACAGAAGCGAGTGATGAAGCTGGTTCAGCAGTGGTAGATTTCAAACTCACTGCCGAATTGGTTTTAACGAATGCCATTGACCCTATGATAGGGATGGATGGATTAAAACCGGAAGATTTTTAA
- the mnmA gene encoding tRNA 2-thiouridine(34) synthase MnmA produces MSGGVDSSVTALLLKEQGYDVIGIFMKNWDDTDENGFCTATEDYKDVAAVAAQIGIPYYSINFEKEYWDKVFTYFLDEYKRDRTPNPDVMCNKEIKFKAFLDYALELGADYVATGHYAQVERDSKGKVHMLRGLDNNKDQTYFLNQLSQDQLQRVMFPLGHLEKPEVRRIAEEAGLATAKKKDSTGICFIGEKNFKEFLGNFLPAQPGKMIAEDGTVMGDHMGLMYYTIGQRKGLGIGGGGESDQPWFVVGKDQAKNVLYVGQGFHNDKLYADYLMASDLSFVDDEFTATSFDCTAKFRYRQKDTQVHVDINEDGTAKITFAEPVRAITPGQAVVFYDGPECLGGGTIDAAFKNSEVAELQYV; encoded by the coding sequence ATGAGTGGGGGCGTTGATTCCAGCGTGACAGCTTTATTACTGAAAGAACAAGGGTATGATGTCATCGGTATCTTCATGAAGAACTGGGATGACACAGACGAAAATGGTTTCTGTACAGCAACGGAAGATTACAAAGACGTTGCCGCAGTAGCCGCGCAAATCGGTATTCCTTATTACTCGATTAACTTTGAGAAGGAATATTGGGACAAAGTATTCACTTATTTCCTAGATGAATACAAACGTGACCGGACACCCAATCCGGATGTAATGTGTAACAAGGAAATCAAATTTAAAGCTTTCTTGGACTATGCATTAGAACTTGGGGCTGACTATGTTGCAACTGGCCACTACGCGCAAGTTGAACGCGATTCTAAAGGCAAAGTACACATGTTACGAGGTTTAGATAATAATAAGGATCAAACATACTTCCTTAACCAATTATCACAAGACCAATTACAACGTGTCATGTTCCCATTAGGCCATTTAGAAAAACCAGAAGTACGTCGTATTGCAGAAGAAGCAGGCTTAGCAACTGCTAAGAAAAAAGACTCAACTGGTATTTGCTTTATTGGTGAAAAGAACTTTAAAGAATTCCTAGGTAACTTTTTACCAGCACAACCTGGTAAAATGATTGCTGAAGATGGGACTGTAATGGGTGACCATATGGGCTTGATGTACTATACAATCGGCCAACGTAAAGGGTTAGGCATCGGTGGCGGTGGCGAATCTGATCAACCATGGTTTGTTGTAGGGAAAGACCAAGCTAAAAACGTTTTATACGTTGGCCAAGGCTTCCACAACGATAAATTATATGCAGACTACTTAATGGCGAGTGACCTATCATTTGTCGATGACGAATTTACTGCAACTTCTTTTGATTGCACAGCGAAATTCCGTTACCGTCAAAAAGATACACAAGTCCATGTTGATATCAATGAAGATGGGACTGCGAAAATCACTTTTGCAGAACCAGTACGTGCAATCACCCCTGGACAAGCAGTTGTATTCTACGACGGTCCAGAATGTCTAGGTGGCGGTACAATTGATGCTGCTTTCAAAAATTCAGAAGTAGCAGAATTGCAATACGTTTAA
- a CDS encoding cysteine desulfurase family protein produces the protein MKGIYLDYAATTPVDPEVIEVITKAMHDDFGNASSLYKIGRESKQKVEGVRRQIARTLNADADDIIITSGGTESNDSAINQTVARLADKGKHLITTAAEHSSVYQTMRHLERQGFEVTYLEFDEEGHIDFEELKTSIRKDTILVSIMAGNNEVGSLQDIQAIGELLHEKDIFFHTDTVQTYLNIPLDVERMHIDALSMSAHKIYGPKGIGFMYYRNAKADFAPYVRGGNQENKHRAGTEALPLILGMSKAIEKQYDNMDKHQDHFKALRQHFLEGAQERGLDFQINGPAEAELAHVLNIYWPGHPSDQVLIKLDLRDAYLSAGSACTAGSLEPSRVLVSMYGGDSPRIAESLRLSFGDPTEFSDIDKILDIFASIK, from the coding sequence ATGAAAGGCATTTATTTAGATTACGCCGCAACAACGCCAGTTGACCCAGAAGTCATTGAAGTCATTACAAAAGCCATGCATGATGATTTCGGTAATGCTTCAAGTTTGTATAAGATTGGGCGTGAATCTAAGCAGAAGGTGGAGGGTGTCCGCAGACAAATTGCGCGTACCCTTAACGCTGATGCGGATGATATTATCATTACGTCTGGTGGGACCGAGTCCAATGATTCAGCCATCAACCAAACTGTTGCTCGTTTAGCGGATAAGGGTAAACACTTAATTACGACCGCTGCAGAACACTCTTCTGTCTACCAAACTATGCGTCACCTTGAAAGACAAGGTTTTGAAGTGACTTATCTAGAATTCGACGAAGAAGGTCATATTGACTTTGAAGAATTGAAAACAAGCATCCGAAAAGACACGATTTTGGTATCCATTATGGCCGGGAATAACGAAGTTGGGTCCTTGCAAGACATTCAAGCTATTGGTGAGCTATTACATGAAAAGGATATTTTCTTCCATACAGATACTGTCCAAACATATTTGAATATTCCTTTAGACGTCGAAAGAATGCACATCGATGCTTTATCTATGTCTGCCCATAAAATATACGGGCCAAAAGGAATAGGCTTTATGTATTACCGTAATGCTAAGGCGGATTTTGCCCCTTATGTACGCGGGGGTAACCAAGAAAATAAACATCGGGCAGGAACAGAAGCCTTACCTTTAATTTTGGGCATGTCTAAGGCAATCGAAAAACAATATGACAATATGGACAAGCACCAAGACCACTTCAAGGCCTTGCGTCAACATTTCTTGGAGGGCGCTCAGGAACGTGGCTTAGACTTCCAAATCAATGGTCCGGCTGAAGCAGAATTGGCCCATGTCTTAAATATCTATTGGCCTGGTCACCCATCTGATCAAGTTTTAATCAAACTAGACTTAAGAGATGCCTACTTATCAGCAGGTTCAGCATGTACAGCAGGATCACTTGAACCATCACGTGTGCTTGTGTCTATGTACGGGGGGGATTCGCCACGAATCGCAGAAAGTTTACGACTTTCTTTTGGGGACCCAACTGAATTTTCAGATATTGATAAAATTTTAGATATTTTTGCTTCAATTAAATAG